In the genome of Candidatus Binatia bacterium, one region contains:
- a CDS encoding AtpZ/AtpI family protein: MALNPRTLAHLAPLVAAGTELAASVVGGVIAGYYLDRYLGSAPWLTLLFTLAGLAGGLSRLLWALRRLERNRDKQDESESPQRG; the protein is encoded by the coding sequence ATGGCGTTGAACCCGCGCACCCTGGCGCACCTCGCCCCGCTGGTCGCGGCGGGAACCGAACTGGCGGCGAGCGTCGTCGGCGGGGTGATTGCAGGGTATTACTTAGATCGCTATCTCGGGTCGGCCCCATGGCTGACCTTGCTGTTCACGCTGGCTGGTTTAGCTGGGGGACTGAGCCGCTTGCTGTGGGCTTTGCGGCGATTGGAGAGGAATCGGGACAAGCAAGATGAATCTGAGTCTCCGCAACGTGGTTGA
- the dnaA gene encoding chromosomal replication initiator protein DnaA, with protein sequence MKEKLRLVLQQLRDEGSTPEEQAALAGLRYVAHADDRCILEVKPLLATFVRERLLPRIEQMLAEALGRPVHVFLRPVRSPQRELFPLLDHGDDTTLIDESTGPGAYTFENFIVGASNQFAHAAALAVARKPGQQYNPLFIYGGVGLGKTHLLRAIAQALATQHPGLQVRYMNADSFMVEVVHAIRKDQLPQFKANFARVDVLLVDDVQLLAGRERTQQELFHLFNQLYEAGKQIVLAGDQAPRDLVQLEERLRNRFEWGLVVDLQPPDLETRIAILQRKAQFEGVELPYPVALALAENSGQNVRELHGLLTRLLALASLSKEELTVSLAQKVAAMNLSAPKPLTPERIQEIVANFFGLRPADLRSARRTRAVATARQIAMYLCRTHLGASFPHIGECFGGRDHTTVMHAVEVIERRQSADPRLRGMIQSLRAALEGGSAPASLPWKTSSG encoded by the coding sequence GTGAAAGAGAAGCTTCGCCTGGTGTTGCAGCAGCTCCGCGACGAGGGAAGCACTCCGGAGGAGCAGGCTGCCCTTGCTGGGTTACGATACGTTGCCCACGCTGATGATCGCTGCATCCTGGAGGTGAAGCCGCTGCTAGCCACCTTCGTTCGCGAGCGACTCTTGCCGCGTATCGAGCAAATGCTTGCCGAGGCACTGGGCCGGCCTGTGCACGTGTTCCTGCGTCCCGTTCGTTCTCCGCAGCGCGAACTGTTTCCCCTTCTCGATCACGGGGACGATACCACCCTGATCGACGAGTCCACTGGTCCCGGGGCATACACGTTCGAAAATTTCATTGTCGGCGCGAGTAATCAGTTTGCGCACGCTGCCGCCCTAGCCGTGGCCCGCAAGCCGGGCCAGCAGTACAACCCGCTGTTCATCTACGGCGGCGTCGGTCTCGGTAAGACGCACTTGCTCCGTGCCATTGCCCAGGCCCTTGCCACCCAACACCCGGGCCTGCAGGTCCGCTACATGAATGCGGACTCCTTTATGGTCGAGGTGGTGCATGCCATTCGGAAAGACCAACTCCCGCAGTTCAAAGCGAACTTTGCGCGGGTGGACGTACTCCTAGTGGACGATGTCCAGCTCCTTGCTGGGCGGGAGCGGACACAGCAAGAGCTCTTTCACCTCTTCAACCAGCTTTACGAGGCGGGAAAGCAAATCGTTCTCGCCGGGGATCAGGCGCCGCGCGATCTCGTGCAGCTCGAAGAACGGCTCCGCAATCGATTCGAGTGGGGTCTCGTTGTCGATCTGCAACCGCCTGACCTCGAAACCCGCATTGCCATCCTCCAACGAAAAGCCCAGTTCGAAGGAGTTGAATTGCCGTATCCTGTGGCGCTCGCTCTGGCAGAGAACTCGGGACAAAATGTGCGCGAACTTCATGGCCTACTCACTCGTCTCCTGGCCCTTGCCTCGCTCAGCAAAGAGGAACTGACCGTCAGCCTCGCGCAAAAAGTAGCCGCCATGAACTTGTCGGCTCCGAAACCGCTAACGCCCGAGCGGATCCAGGAAATAGTGGCCAACTTTTTCGGCTTGCGCCCGGCAGATCTACGTTCGGCACGGCGCACTCGCGCCGTCGCCACGGCACGCCAAATTGCGATGTACCTCTGCCGCACCCACCTCGGCGCTTCGTTCCCCCACATTGGCGAGTGCTTTGGCGGGCGCGACCACACCACGGTGATGCATGCGGTGGAAGTCATCGAGCGCCGCCAAAGCGCCGATCCACGGCTGCGTGGCATGATCCAGTCGTTACGTGCCGCCCTTGAGGGCGGCAGCGCGCCAGCGTCGTTGCCGTGGAAAACATCTTCTGGTTGA
- a CDS encoding ATP synthase F0 subunit C, giving the protein MQSLVRFFFWLVTVMTVALPALAAEDGSARGWIGLGAGLGIGIAAGGVALGQGRTGAAAMESIGRNPNSADRIQTPMIIALAMMEALAIYALVITFFLQGKI; this is encoded by the coding sequence ATGCAGTCATTGGTTCGGTTCTTCTTTTGGTTGGTGACCGTGATGACGGTCGCCCTTCCGGCCCTCGCGGCAGAGGATGGCTCAGCGCGGGGGTGGATTGGTCTGGGCGCAGGCCTCGGCATCGGCATTGCCGCTGGAGGTGTGGCGCTGGGTCAGGGGCGTACCGGTGCGGCGGCGATGGAGTCGATAGGGCGAAATCCCAACTCAGCCGATCGCATCCAAACGCCGATGATTATCGCCTTGGCCATGATGGAAGCCTTGGCGATTTACGCCCTTGTCATCACGTTCTTCCTGCAAGGCAAAATCTGA
- the gyrA gene encoding DNA gyrase subunit A produces MDVIEKGHRIPVNIEDEMRQSFMDYALSVIISRAVPDARDGLKPVQRRILYAMYDLGNDWNKPYKKSARVVGDVIGKYHPHGDAPVYEAVARMAQDFSMRYPLIDGQGNFGSIDGDPPAAMRYTEVRMARIASELLADIDKETVDFVPNYDETLQEPVVLPSRIPNLLINGAAGIAVGMATSIPPHNLSEVIDALVALVERPELTADELMEYVHGPDFPTGGLILGREGIRDAYRTGRGGIAVRGRATIETEPKSGRQSIVITEIPYQVNKARLIERIAELVNEKRITGIADLRDESDREGLRIVVDVKRDAVAEVVLNQLYKLSDLQTTFNVTMLAIVDRRPRLLNLRDALQVFLDHRRQVIVRRTAYELRQAEERLHILDGLKVALDRLDEVIRLIRSAADPAAARAELMDRLALSERQAQAILEMRLQRLTSLERDKLLQEREEVIERIARYRRILADEREVSSLIVDELREVQKQYGDARRTEILDHAEELSADALIADEEVVVTISHAGYVKRSPLSEYRSQRRGGRGLIGATTREEDFVEHLFTASTHAYLLVFTTSGKVFWLKVHEIPEFARAARGKAIVNLLQLGSDEKISAVLPVRRFDGGGYVFFATRKGTVKKTPLVAFSNPRRVGIVAIDLEEGDEVIGVRLTDGEREVILSTAEGQAIRFREADVRPMGRAAAGVRGITLDEGDVVVGLDVVDPQATLLAVSERGFGKRTPMDEYRVQARGGKGVITMKVTERTGKVVGVQMVHDDEVMLITDTGRVIRFPVRDVSVIGRNTQGVRLIDLEGEERVVAVARLAEREDGVAPANGSDTQNGEAAGEGETIH; encoded by the coding sequence ATGGACGTAATCGAAAAAGGCCACCGGATCCCGGTGAACATCGAGGACGAAATGCGGCAGTCCTTCATGGACTACGCCCTGTCCGTCATCATCAGCCGCGCTGTCCCGGATGCGCGCGACGGGCTGAAACCTGTGCAGCGGCGCATCCTGTACGCGATGTACGACCTCGGCAACGACTGGAACAAACCCTACAAAAAGTCCGCGCGCGTGGTCGGTGACGTCATTGGTAAGTACCACCCACACGGCGATGCGCCGGTGTACGAGGCGGTGGCCCGCATGGCGCAAGATTTTTCCATGCGCTACCCACTGATCGACGGGCAAGGAAACTTCGGGTCCATCGATGGCGATCCGCCCGCCGCCATGCGGTACACCGAGGTCCGCATGGCGCGCATTGCCAGCGAACTCCTCGCGGACATCGACAAGGAGACCGTCGACTTTGTTCCCAACTACGACGAAACGCTGCAGGAGCCCGTTGTCCTCCCCTCGCGCATTCCGAATCTGTTGATCAACGGCGCCGCGGGGATTGCTGTCGGCATGGCCACGAGCATCCCGCCGCACAATCTCTCGGAAGTCATCGACGCTTTAGTGGCGCTGGTGGAGCGGCCGGAGCTGACCGCCGACGAGTTGATGGAGTACGTACACGGGCCGGACTTTCCCACCGGCGGCTTGATCCTCGGTCGCGAGGGAATTCGCGACGCATACCGAACCGGCCGCGGAGGCATTGCCGTGCGCGGGCGCGCGACCATCGAAACCGAACCCAAAAGCGGGCGCCAAAGCATCGTGATTACCGAGATTCCCTATCAGGTGAACAAGGCGCGGCTGATCGAGCGCATTGCTGAGCTGGTGAACGAGAAGCGCATTACAGGCATCGCCGACCTGCGGGACGAATCGGACCGCGAGGGACTCCGGATTGTTGTGGACGTCAAGCGCGACGCAGTGGCTGAGGTGGTGTTGAATCAGCTTTACAAACTCTCCGACCTGCAAACCACCTTCAACGTGACCATGCTGGCCATCGTCGACCGGCGGCCGCGCCTGCTGAACCTCCGCGATGCCTTGCAGGTCTTCCTGGACCATCGCCGGCAGGTGATCGTCCGCCGCACCGCATACGAGCTTCGGCAAGCCGAAGAGCGGCTCCACATTCTCGACGGTCTCAAGGTTGCGTTGGATCGCTTGGACGAGGTCATTCGGCTCATTCGCAGCGCTGCCGATCCAGCGGCCGCACGTGCAGAGTTGATGGATCGGCTGGCGTTGAGCGAGCGGCAAGCACAGGCAATTTTGGAGATGCGCCTGCAACGCCTGACGAGCCTCGAACGCGACAAGCTGTTGCAAGAGCGGGAGGAGGTAATCGAGAGGATTGCCCGCTACCGCAGGATTCTTGCCGACGAGCGCGAAGTTTCTTCCCTCATTGTGGATGAACTGCGCGAGGTGCAGAAGCAGTATGGCGACGCCCGGCGCACGGAAATTCTCGACCACGCGGAGGAGCTCTCCGCGGATGCGTTGATCGCCGATGAGGAGGTGGTAGTAACGATTTCCCACGCCGGTTACGTGAAGCGGAGCCCGCTCAGCGAGTACCGCTCGCAGCGGCGCGGGGGGCGAGGCCTGATTGGCGCGACCACGAGAGAGGAAGACTTTGTCGAACACCTCTTTACCGCATCCACCCACGCTTATTTGTTGGTGTTCACCACCTCCGGCAAAGTGTTTTGGCTCAAGGTCCATGAAATCCCAGAGTTTGCGCGCGCTGCGCGCGGCAAGGCAATTGTGAATCTTCTCCAACTCGGCAGCGACGAGAAGATTTCTGCGGTTCTTCCGGTGCGCCGCTTCGATGGTGGCGGCTATGTGTTCTTCGCAACGCGCAAGGGCACGGTGAAAAAGACGCCGCTGGTTGCCTTTTCGAACCCGCGCCGGGTTGGCATCGTGGCGATCGATCTCGAAGAGGGCGACGAAGTCATTGGCGTGCGCCTCACCGATGGGGAACGAGAAGTGATTCTTTCTACGGCCGAGGGCCAAGCCATTCGCTTCCGCGAAGCGGATGTCCGCCCCATGGGCCGTGCGGCGGCCGGTGTGCGAGGCATTACGCTCGACGAGGGCGATGTGGTGGTTGGCCTCGACGTGGTCGACCCGCAGGCGACCCTGCTGGCAGTTTCGGAGCGTGGCTTCGGGAAGCGCACACCGATGGACGAGTACCGGGTGCAGGCGCGCGGGGGCAAAGGGGTGATCACGATGAAGGTCACGGAGCGCACCGGAAAAGTTGTCGGCGTGCAAATGGTGCACGACGACGAAGTCATGCTCATCACCGACACGGGTCGGGTCATTCGCTTCCCGGTGCGCGACGTGTCGGTGATTGGCCGCAATACACAGGGCGTGCGCTTAATCGACCTTGAAGGCGAAGAGCGTGTGGTCGCCGTGGCCCGTTTGGCGGAGCGTGAAGACGGCGTCGCCCCAGCCAACGGCAGCGACACGCAGAACGGCGAAGCTGCAGGCGAAGGCGAGACCATCCACTGA
- the atpB gene encoding F0F1 ATP synthase subunit A, whose amino-acid sequence MWVSLVPGLRDLPAHTVHATLVMVFLVMWAWLARKQTQRAQDPVVPDATLTWRNALEVFVEWFIGFIEGVLGPGGRKYLHVYATFFIFILLANLLGLFPGFAPPTSNFNVTFALGVTSLLFYVTFGLKQNGMAYLKHHLGPIIWLAPLMLPLEIADNLIRPVSLGLRLFGNMTGDHLVLEIFTDLTKLVIPVVFYVLGAFVSLVQAFVFTILSIVYLSLAIAHHDHDGEHGHAEAHA is encoded by the coding sequence ATGTGGGTTAGCTTGGTGCCCGGGCTGCGGGACCTACCGGCGCACACGGTGCATGCGACGCTGGTGATGGTCTTCCTGGTGATGTGGGCGTGGCTTGCACGGAAGCAGACACAGCGTGCGCAAGACCCGGTGGTTCCCGACGCAACGTTGACGTGGCGCAATGCCTTGGAAGTGTTTGTCGAGTGGTTCATCGGTTTCATCGAGGGGGTGCTCGGTCCTGGCGGGCGGAAGTATCTGCACGTGTACGCGACGTTTTTCATCTTCATTCTGCTGGCGAACCTGCTCGGATTATTTCCCGGATTTGCGCCGCCAACGAGCAACTTTAACGTCACGTTCGCGCTGGGGGTCACGTCGCTGCTGTTTTACGTAACCTTCGGTCTCAAGCAAAATGGGATGGCGTACCTCAAGCATCACCTCGGACCGATTATTTGGCTTGCCCCGCTCATGTTGCCGCTGGAAATTGCGGACAACTTGATTCGTCCGGTTTCGTTGGGCTTGCGTCTTTTCGGCAACATGACGGGCGATCACCTGGTGCTCGAAATCTTTACCGACTTAACCAAGCTCGTGATTCCCGTGGTCTTTTACGTTCTCGGCGCCTTTGTTTCCTTGGTCCAGGCGTTTGTGTTTACCATTCTCAGCATTGTGTACTTGTCGCTGGCGATTGCTCATCACGACCACGACGGGGAGCACGGGCACGCGGAGGCGCACGCATAA
- the dnaN gene encoding DNA polymerase III subunit beta — protein sequence MECHISKDELLGALYLAQGIADRRVTLPVLTHVLINVGSREVTVLATDQEIGLRRTCDASVAKRGAVTANARVLYEIVRSLSEGDIELRAGERHQLELKQGKSQFRILGIDPQEFPAMPAAAETKSKGQFAIDAEVLRRMLELTLFAASSDEARPALCGVYLERRDGALNFVATDGHRLSLVTRTLKGMRPDTGVILSRKAVGEMIKVLDAASGEVQLTFGTGIVFLTAGNVELAMRTVQAEFPSYSAVIPSESPRHVAINNAPWSQALRRVAVLAVEQTHPVRLTFETGRVELSTRNPDMGEAREEVEAAYTGDPFTIGFNARYLLDVLNLFPGDSVVEVGLEDDESPTVFRIPEEPDFLYVLMPMRLN from the coding sequence ATGGAGTGTCACATCAGCAAAGACGAATTGCTCGGTGCACTGTACCTTGCCCAGGGGATTGCAGACCGTCGGGTTACGTTACCGGTACTGACCCATGTTCTGATTAACGTGGGCAGCAGGGAGGTCACCGTGCTTGCCACGGACCAGGAAATTGGTCTCCGCCGCACCTGTGATGCCTCGGTCGCGAAACGGGGAGCAGTCACAGCAAACGCCCGCGTCCTTTACGAGATCGTGCGCTCCCTGTCTGAGGGTGACATTGAACTCCGCGCGGGGGAGCGCCACCAACTGGAACTCAAACAAGGAAAGTCGCAGTTTCGTATCCTCGGCATCGACCCGCAGGAGTTTCCCGCGATGCCAGCCGCGGCAGAAACGAAAAGCAAGGGCCAATTTGCCATCGATGCTGAGGTCCTGCGCCGCATGCTGGAACTCACGCTTTTCGCGGCTTCCAGTGACGAGGCCCGCCCGGCACTGTGCGGGGTTTACCTCGAGCGGCGCGATGGTGCTCTGAACTTCGTGGCCACCGATGGTCATCGGTTGAGCTTGGTCACGCGCACCCTCAAGGGGATGCGCCCGGATACGGGAGTGATTCTTTCCCGAAAGGCGGTGGGCGAAATGATCAAAGTGCTCGATGCAGCGAGCGGCGAGGTGCAACTGACCTTCGGCACCGGCATTGTTTTCCTCACCGCTGGTAACGTGGAGCTAGCGATGCGTACGGTGCAAGCGGAGTTCCCAAGCTACAGTGCCGTGATCCCCAGCGAATCCCCGCGCCATGTGGCGATCAACAATGCACCATGGAGTCAGGCACTGCGCCGTGTTGCCGTACTCGCCGTGGAGCAAACGCACCCGGTCCGTCTCACCTTCGAGACTGGCAGGGTTGAGCTTTCCACCAGAAACCCAGACATGGGCGAGGCACGCGAAGAAGTCGAAGCGGCATACACAGGCGACCCCTTTACGATCGGCTTTAATGCTCGGTACTTACTGGACGTTCTCAACCTGTTTCCTGGCGACAGTGTCGTGGAGGTGGGCCTCGAAGACGACGAATCCCCCACGGTATTCCGCATTCCCGAGGAGCCGGACTTCCTCTACGTACTCATGCCCATGCGCTTGAACTGA
- the hemL gene encoding glutamate-1-semialdehyde 2,1-aminomutase: protein MSASLSAQLFARAQQTIPGGVNSPVRAWRVLGGEPLFIQRGKGCFVWDVEGRSYIDYVGSWGPLILGHAAPEVLRAIHDVMRDGTTFGAPTVREVEFAEQLCAAVPSLDMVRLTSSGTEATMALIRLARAFTGRDRIIKFDGCYHGHVDALLVSAGSGAATLSVPNSAGVPSRVAETTLVATFNDLASVEACFARFPGEIAAAIVEPVVGNMGVIPPAEGFLAGLIECCHRNGALVIFDEVMTGFRVAWGGAQVLYGLRPDLSSFGKVVGGGLPLAAFGGRREIMELLAPLGPVYHAGTLSGNPLAVAAGLRTLAALQRPGSYERLEELGQRLEDGLRGALTTAGIPGCVQRVGSMWTLFLGVERVTNAEEARAVDQELFRRWFFGMLHEGIYLPPSPFEVAFLSLAHTEAEVDVTVQAARRVLQRVERG, encoded by the coding sequence ATGTCCGCTTCGCTGTCGGCGCAGTTGTTTGCCCGCGCCCAACAAACGATTCCGGGCGGGGTCAATAGTCCGGTTCGCGCCTGGCGCGTGCTCGGGGGCGAGCCGCTCTTTATCCAGCGTGGCAAAGGCTGCTTCGTGTGGGATGTCGAGGGTCGCTCATACATCGATTACGTGGGCTCATGGGGGCCGCTCATCTTGGGGCATGCGGCTCCGGAGGTCTTGCGTGCTATTCATGATGTGATGCGTGATGGAACGACCTTTGGGGCACCGACCGTGCGCGAGGTGGAGTTTGCGGAGCAACTTTGCGCAGCGGTGCCTTCGCTCGACATGGTGCGCCTGACGAGTTCCGGAACCGAAGCCACGATGGCGTTGATCCGTCTGGCGCGTGCATTCACCGGACGGGACCGCATCATCAAGTTCGATGGTTGTTATCACGGGCACGTGGATGCCCTGCTGGTCAGTGCGGGATCCGGGGCAGCGACGTTGAGCGTTCCCAACAGTGCAGGGGTACCGTCGCGAGTAGCCGAGACCACACTGGTGGCAACCTTTAACGACTTGGCCTCCGTGGAAGCATGCTTTGCGCGCTTCCCCGGCGAAATTGCGGCTGCCATTGTGGAGCCGGTGGTGGGGAACATGGGGGTGATTCCCCCGGCGGAAGGATTTCTCGCTGGCTTGATTGAGTGCTGCCACCGCAACGGAGCGTTGGTTATCTTCGATGAAGTGATGACTGGCTTTCGGGTGGCGTGGGGCGGCGCGCAGGTCCTCTATGGATTGCGACCTGATTTGAGTTCCTTCGGTAAGGTGGTTGGAGGGGGGCTACCGCTGGCGGCGTTTGGCGGGCGGCGTGAGATCATGGAGCTTTTGGCACCGCTCGGGCCCGTGTACCATGCCGGCACCCTGTCCGGAAATCCCTTGGCGGTGGCGGCTGGTCTCCGTACCCTTGCAGCTTTGCAGCGCCCCGGTTCCTACGAGCGACTGGAAGAGCTCGGCCAGCGCTTGGAAGACGGCTTGCGTGGCGCTCTGACCACAGCCGGAATTCCGGGCTGCGTGCAACGGGTGGGGTCGATGTGGACGCTCTTCCTCGGGGTCGAGCGAGTTACGAACGCGGAAGAGGCGCGGGCAGTGGATCAGGAGCTGTTTCGTCGCTGGTTCTTTGGCATGCTCCACGAGGGGATTTACCTCCCTCCTTCGCCGTTCGAGGTCGCGTTTCTCTCGCTCGCCCACACCGAAGCGGAGGTGGACGTTACCGTGCAGGCGGCGCGCAGAGTTTTGCAGAGAGTTGAGAGGGGTTGA
- the gyrB gene encoding DNA topoisomerase (ATP-hydrolyzing) subunit B, which yields MQQGQGSNDYTARNITVLEGLEAVRKRPGMYIGDTGERGLHHLVFEVVDNAVDEAMAGYCNDIRVTIHVDGSVTVEDNGRGIPVDIHPGEGVSAVEVVMTRLHAGGKFDSGAYKVSGGLHGVGVSVVNALSEYLEVEVKRDGKVYVQRYRRGQPEGPLREVGRTEARGTRVTFKPDPDIFESTEFSFETLSQRLRELAFLNRGVRIRIEDERTQKDHEFFYEGGIEEFVRHLNRAKTPLHEDVISIHGEREGCEADIAVQWNESYAETIFSFANNINTVEGGTHLIGFKAALTRTINQYALAHGLLKKDAEALQGEDVREGLTAVIAVKVREPQFEGQTKTKLGNSDVRGFIETLVNEKLGQYLEEHPTEARKIAAKALEAARVREAARKAKELARRKGALDSGSLPGKLADCQERDPAKSELFIVEGDSAGGSAKQGRDRRNQAILPLRGKILNVEKARIDKVLSSQEIRLLVTALGTGIGREDKDISKLRYHTIVIMTDADVDGSHIRTLLLTFFYRQFHELIERGHIFIAQPPLYRVKKGKTERYLKDDTALEEYLLDLATEKLVMESPATGETWSGPAIKETVRRVRRLERLFQLAERHRRKREVVEFLLRDGRFSPSLLSDETALAALARDLEAAGRAKPNGEERTVAVIVERDEEHSCFRLHVELRGSGGTWDFLLDAPFASSPEFEEMRRIFAELARLGAPPYRLRDDGRVTDIHSWADLAQHILAEAKRGVEIQRYKGLGEMNPEQLWQTTMNPETRTLLQVKIEDAYEADEVFSMLMGEEVEPRRRFIEENALNVRNLDI from the coding sequence TTGCAGCAGGGTCAAGGCAGCAACGACTACACTGCTAGGAACATTACCGTCCTCGAGGGGCTTGAGGCGGTACGGAAGCGCCCCGGCATGTACATCGGGGACACCGGTGAACGGGGCCTCCACCATTTGGTGTTCGAGGTTGTGGATAACGCCGTGGACGAAGCCATGGCGGGGTACTGCAACGACATTCGGGTCACCATCCATGTGGACGGATCCGTGACGGTGGAAGACAATGGGCGGGGGATTCCCGTGGACATTCACCCTGGCGAGGGTGTGTCGGCCGTCGAGGTGGTGATGACGCGCCTGCACGCTGGCGGGAAGTTCGACAGCGGCGCATACAAAGTGTCCGGTGGGCTTCACGGGGTCGGCGTTTCGGTGGTCAACGCCCTTTCTGAGTACCTCGAGGTTGAGGTGAAGCGCGATGGTAAGGTGTACGTCCAGCGTTACCGCCGCGGCCAGCCGGAGGGGCCCTTGCGGGAGGTGGGGCGCACCGAGGCGCGTGGCACGCGAGTCACCTTCAAGCCGGACCCGGACATTTTCGAAAGCACCGAGTTCAGCTTCGAAACTTTGTCTCAGCGGTTGCGCGAGCTCGCGTTCCTAAATCGCGGCGTGCGAATCCGCATCGAGGATGAGCGGACTCAGAAGGATCACGAATTCTTTTACGAGGGTGGAATCGAGGAGTTCGTCCGCCACCTCAACCGCGCGAAAACGCCACTGCACGAGGATGTCATCTCCATTCATGGCGAGCGCGAAGGCTGCGAGGCCGACATCGCCGTGCAATGGAACGAATCCTACGCGGAAACGATCTTCTCGTTTGCGAACAACATCAACACAGTCGAGGGCGGCACCCACCTGATTGGGTTCAAGGCGGCCCTGACGCGCACGATCAACCAGTATGCGCTCGCGCACGGGCTGTTGAAAAAAGACGCCGAGGCCCTCCAGGGCGAGGACGTGCGTGAGGGGCTCACCGCAGTCATCGCGGTGAAAGTGCGCGAACCTCAGTTCGAGGGCCAAACGAAAACCAAGCTGGGGAACAGCGACGTTCGCGGTTTCATCGAAACGTTGGTGAACGAGAAGCTCGGTCAGTACCTGGAAGAGCATCCAACCGAGGCGAGGAAAATTGCGGCGAAGGCCCTTGAGGCGGCGCGCGTGCGCGAGGCCGCGCGCAAGGCCAAGGAGCTTGCGCGGCGCAAGGGAGCGCTGGACTCGGGCTCGTTGCCTGGCAAGCTTGCCGACTGTCAGGAGCGCGACCCAGCGAAGTCCGAGCTCTTCATCGTCGAGGGAGACTCGGCCGGAGGATCGGCAAAGCAGGGAAGAGATCGGCGCAATCAAGCGATCTTGCCGCTGCGGGGAAAAATCCTCAACGTCGAGAAGGCCCGCATCGACAAGGTCTTGAGCTCGCAAGAAATCCGCCTTTTGGTCACCGCGCTCGGCACCGGCATCGGGCGCGAGGATAAGGACATCTCCAAACTCCGCTACCACACCATCGTGATCATGACCGACGCGGACGTGGATGGCTCGCACATCCGCACCCTGCTGTTGACGTTTTTCTACCGTCAGTTCCACGAGCTGATCGAGCGCGGGCACATCTTCATTGCTCAGCCGCCGCTTTATCGGGTGAAGAAGGGCAAGACAGAGCGGTACCTCAAGGACGATACCGCCCTGGAAGAGTACTTGCTCGACCTCGCCACGGAGAAGTTGGTCATGGAGTCCCCGGCTACGGGCGAAACCTGGAGCGGGCCGGCAATTAAAGAAACCGTCCGCCGCGTGCGCCGCTTGGAGCGCTTATTCCAGCTTGCGGAACGGCACCGGCGGAAACGCGAGGTCGTGGAGTTCCTGCTGCGGGACGGGCGATTTTCCCCCTCGCTCTTGAGCGACGAGACTGCGCTTGCCGCACTGGCGCGTGATCTCGAAGCCGCAGGCCGGGCCAAGCCCAACGGTGAAGAGCGCACAGTCGCGGTAATCGTGGAGCGCGATGAGGAGCACTCGTGTTTCCGCCTGCACGTGGAGCTGCGCGGATCTGGTGGCACATGGGATTTCTTGCTCGACGCGCCGTTTGCCAGCTCGCCCGAGTTCGAAGAGATGCGGCGCATTTTCGCGGAACTCGCGCGGCTGGGCGCACCGCCCTATCGCTTGCGCGACGATGGGCGTGTCACGGACATCCACTCCTGGGCTGATCTCGCCCAACACATTCTCGCGGAAGCGAAACGTGGCGTAGAAATCCAGCGTTACAAAGGCTTGGGGGAAATGAACCCCGAGCAACTGTGGCAAACCACGATGAATCCGGAAACGCGCACGTTGTTGCAGGTCAAAATCGAGGACGCCTACGAAGCCGACGAGGTGTTCTCCATGCTGATGGGCGAAGAGGTGGAGCCGCGCCGGCGGTTCATCGAGGAGAACGCACTCAATGTGCGGAACTTGGATATCTAA